The following proteins come from a genomic window of Paenibacillus sp. CAA11:
- a CDS encoding phytoene desaturase family protein, which yields MKIAIIGGGLAGLTAAAYLSSHPEIEGTVFERSPQLGGRAFTYEKAGFTLNYGAHAVYGIDRHTLRHMEDELGITIPSKQVDKRKVMYAKNGRLTPAPLDFVNIMKTEVLTTMDKVRFVGEVAAIIGNLHQLKNYPTLGDYLDQSHAADDVKELWAHLVCSNFFITPEEARKVSGEVIADYYHNLFLSSRPVNYVLGSWAVITNQLKEKVENSGRWTISVKEPVETILQDGKQFLLNTKSRELLPFDAVIIALPVQQVVKLMESSPWEAAMIPYMDNTCTEVMVYDLGFSTIVARPFHYISDMDNKLFISDVSATDNTVAPENGQLLQGIAYLNDEFATEEERKQYLEKKSSQLEALFDQHYPNWRDHVAVKRVSKKAMVSSVKNIASNRLLPHQLPEVPFYFCGDGCEGKGELAERAFSSARIVAQQLLSQQNEKAKVSSI from the coding sequence ATGAAAATAGCCATCATCGGAGGAGGCTTAGCCGGTCTAACGGCAGCCGCTTATCTATCATCCCATCCGGAAATTGAAGGAACTGTGTTTGAGCGCAGCCCACAGCTCGGAGGCCGGGCTTTTACCTATGAAAAAGCAGGTTTCACCCTGAATTATGGGGCGCATGCAGTTTACGGCATTGATCGGCACACCCTCCGCCATATGGAGGATGAGCTGGGAATCACGATTCCAAGCAAGCAGGTGGACAAACGCAAGGTCATGTACGCCAAGAATGGGCGCCTCACCCCTGCACCGCTTGATTTCGTTAATATCATGAAGACCGAAGTACTAACAACTATGGATAAAGTGCGTTTTGTAGGTGAGGTTGCAGCGATTATCGGCAATCTGCACCAGCTCAAGAATTATCCGACACTGGGTGATTATCTGGATCAATCCCACGCTGCAGATGATGTGAAAGAATTGTGGGCCCACCTGGTCTGCTCCAATTTCTTCATAACGCCTGAGGAAGCTCGTAAAGTTTCCGGTGAGGTCATTGCTGATTACTATCATAATCTGTTTCTCTCATCAAGACCGGTGAACTATGTACTCGGCAGCTGGGCGGTAATCACGAATCAGCTTAAGGAAAAGGTGGAGAACAGCGGCCGCTGGACGATTTCAGTTAAAGAGCCGGTCGAGACCATCTTGCAGGATGGTAAACAGTTTCTGTTAAACACTAAATCAAGAGAGCTGCTCCCATTCGATGCCGTTATCATTGCTTTGCCCGTTCAGCAAGTGGTGAAGCTGATGGAATCTTCTCCTTGGGAAGCTGCAATGATTCCTTATATGGACAACACATGCACAGAAGTCATGGTCTATGATCTCGGCTTCTCTACTATTGTAGCAAGACCTTTCCATTACATTAGTGATATGGACAACAAGCTGTTTATCAGCGATGTTTCCGCCACGGATAATACGGTAGCTCCAGAGAATGGACAGCTGCTGCAGGGTATCGCTTACTTGAATGATGAATTTGCTACGGAGGAAGAGCGCAAGCAGTACTTGGAGAAGAAGAGCAGCCAGCTCGAAGCGCTCTTTGATCAGCATTATCCGAATTGGAGAGATCATGTGGCGGTTAAGCGAGTTTCGAAAAAAGCCATGGTCTCGAGTGTTAAGAACATAGCGAGCAACCGGCTTCTGCCGCATCAACTGCCCGAAGTTCCTTTCTACTTCTGCGGCGATGGCTGCGAAGGAAAGGGCGAACTCGCAGAGAGAGCCTTCTCCAGCGCCAGAATCGTAGCTCAACAACTGTTATCACAGCAAAATGAAAAAGCGAAGGTATCCTCCATTTAA
- a CDS encoding DUF2500 domain-containing protein, which produces MLTGFEMFDITGSVVPVFLIVVVGILAASMAGGIFRWFHTVRQPVLTVATVVSGKRTEVIRAQDAETSSSRSITRYYITFEVESGDRLEFSVTGEEYGQTSEGDEGSLTFQGRRYLGFRRNVKAIARSYSV; this is translated from the coding sequence ATGCTAACCGGATTTGAGATGTTCGATATCACGGGTTCGGTGGTACCCGTATTCCTGATCGTCGTGGTAGGAATCTTGGCAGCCTCCATGGCTGGAGGCATCTTCCGCTGGTTCCATACGGTTAGACAGCCTGTGCTTACCGTGGCTACAGTGGTGAGCGGCAAACGGACGGAAGTGATCCGGGCCCAGGATGCTGAGACTTCATCCAGCAGGTCGATTACAAGATATTACATTACTTTTGAGGTTGAGAGCGGGGACCGGCTGGAATTTTCCGTAACAGGAGAAGAGTATGGGCAGACCTCGGAAGGAGATGAGGGAAGCTTGACCTTTCAAGGCAGGCGTTATCTCGGTTTTCGCAGGAATGTGAAAGCTATTGCCAGATCGTATTCTGTCTAA